A window from Pseudomonas moraviensis encodes these proteins:
- a CDS encoding NADPH-dependent 2,4-dienoyl-CoA reductase codes for MTAAHYPHLLAPLDLGFTTLRNRTLMGSMHTGLEEKPGGFERMAVYFAERARGGVGLMVTGGIGPNDEGGVYSGAAKLTSEEEALKHRIVTRAVHEAGGKICMQILHAGRYAYSPKQVAPSAIQAPINPFKPKELDEEGIEKQISDFVTCSVLAQSAEYDGVEIMGSEGYFINQFLAAHTNHRTDRWGGSYENRMRLPVEIVRRVREAVGPNFIIIFRLSMLDLVEGGSTWDEIVTLAKAIEQAGATIINTGIGWHEARIPTIATKVPRAAFSKVTAKLRGSVSIPLITTNRINTPEIAEQILAEGDADMVSMARPFLADPEFVNKAAEGRADEINTCIGCNQACLDHTFGGKLTSCLVNPRACHETELNYLPVQQIKKIAVVGAGPAGLSAATVAAERGHQVTLFDSASEIGGQFNIAKRVPGKEEFFETLRYFKRKLQTTNVEVCLNTRVDVTKLVEGGYDEIILATGIAPRVPAIPGVENPKVLSYLDVILERKPVGKRVAVIGAGGIGFDVSEFLVHQGVATSLDRAAFWKEWGIDTQLQARGGVAGIKAAPHAPAREVFLLQRKKTKVGDGLGKTTGWIHRTGLKNKQVQMLNSVEYLSIDDQGLHIRIGETGEPQLLAVDNIVICAGQDPLRELHDGLVEAGQNVHLIGGADVAAELDAKRAINQGSRLAAEL; via the coding sequence ATGACCGCCGCTCATTACCCGCATCTGCTGGCCCCGCTGGACCTGGGATTCACCACGCTGCGCAACCGCACCCTGATGGGCTCGATGCACACTGGCCTGGAAGAAAAACCGGGTGGCTTCGAACGCATGGCGGTGTACTTCGCTGAACGTGCCCGGGGCGGCGTCGGCCTGATGGTCACGGGCGGCATCGGCCCGAATGATGAAGGCGGCGTGTACTCTGGCGCGGCGAAACTGACCAGCGAAGAAGAGGCGCTCAAGCACCGCATCGTCACCCGCGCTGTGCATGAGGCCGGCGGCAAGATCTGCATGCAGATTCTCCACGCCGGCCGTTATGCCTACAGCCCGAAGCAGGTAGCGCCGAGCGCGATCCAGGCGCCGATCAACCCGTTCAAGCCCAAAGAGCTGGACGAGGAGGGCATCGAGAAGCAGATCAGCGATTTCGTCACCTGTTCGGTGCTGGCGCAGTCCGCCGAATACGACGGCGTCGAGATAATGGGGTCGGAAGGTTATTTCATTAACCAGTTCCTCGCCGCCCACACCAACCACCGCACCGACCGCTGGGGTGGCAGCTACGAAAACCGCATGCGCCTGCCGGTGGAAATCGTCCGCCGTGTGCGCGAAGCGGTGGGACCGAACTTCATCATTATTTTCCGTCTGTCGATGCTCGATCTGGTCGAGGGCGGCAGCACCTGGGACGAGATCGTCACCTTGGCCAAAGCCATCGAGCAGGCCGGTGCGACCATCATCAACACTGGCATCGGCTGGCACGAAGCGCGGATTCCGACCATCGCCACCAAAGTCCCACGCGCGGCATTCAGCAAAGTCACGGCCAAGTTGCGCGGCTCGGTGAGCATTCCGCTGATTACCACCAACCGCATCAATACCCCGGAAATCGCCGAGCAGATTCTTGCCGAAGGCGATGCCGATATGGTCTCGATGGCGCGGCCGTTCCTCGCCGACCCGGAGTTCGTCAACAAGGCTGCCGAAGGCCGCGCCGACGAAATCAACACCTGCATCGGCTGCAACCAGGCGTGCCTGGACCACACCTTTGGCGGCAAGCTCACCAGTTGCCTGGTCAACCCGCGCGCCTGCCACGAGACCGAACTCAATTACCTGCCGGTGCAGCAGATCAAGAAAATCGCCGTGGTCGGTGCCGGCCCTGCCGGGTTGTCCGCCGCCACCGTGGCCGCCGAGCGCGGTCATCAGGTAACGCTGTTCGATTCGGCCAGTGAGATCGGTGGCCAGTTCAACATCGCCAAGCGCGTGCCGGGCAAGGAAGAGTTTTTCGAGACCCTGCGCTATTTCAAGCGCAAGTTGCAGACCACGAATGTCGAGGTGTGCCTGAACACCCGCGTCGACGTGACGAAACTGGTTGAAGGCGGCTACGACGAAATCATCCTCGCCACCGGTATTGCCCCGCGCGTGCCAGCGATCCCGGGTGTCGAGAACCCCAAGGTACTGAGTTATCTGGACGTAATCCTCGAGCGCAAGCCGGTCGGCAAGCGGGTCGCGGTGATCGGTGCGGGCGGAATCGGTTTTGACGTGTCGGAATTCCTCGTCCATCAAGGCGTGGCCACCAGTCTGGATCGCGCGGCGTTCTGGAAAGAGTGGGGCATCGACACGCAACTGCAAGCCCGTGGTGGTGTGGCGGGGATTAAAGCGGCACCCCATGCGCCGGCCCGTGAGGTGTTCCTGTTGCAGCGCAAGAAAACCAAGGTCGGCGACGGTCTGGGCAAAACCACTGGCTGGATTCATCGCACCGGTCTGAAGAACAAACAGGTACAGATGCTCAACAGCGTTGAGTACCTGAGCATCGATGACCAGGGCTTGCATATCCGCATCGGCGAAACCGGCGAGCCGCAATTGCTGGCGGTGGACAACATCGTGATCTGCGCCGGGCAGGATCCGTTGCGTGAGTTGCACGATGGCCTGGTCGAAGCCGGACAGAATGTGCACTTGATCGGTGGCGCGGATGTGGCGGCGGAGCTGGATGCCAAGCGGGCGATCAATCAGGGTTCGCGCCTGGCCGCTGAGCTGTAA
- the phnX gene encoding phosphonoacetaldehyde hydrolase has translation MNYTNPTSLQAAILDWAGTVVDFGSFAPTQIFVEAFAEFDVRVSIEEARGPMGMGKWDHIRTLCDQPQVAERYRKVFGRTPTDDDVTAIYNRFMPMQIEKIAEHSALIPGALDTIAQLREQGIRIGSCSGYPKAVMDKVVELAASNGYVADHVVATDEVPNGRPWPAQALANVIALGIDDVAACVKIDDTVPGILEGRRAGMWTVALICSGNALGLDYEAFRALDSDELTSERKRIHALFESSRPHYMIDTISDLPQVIADINKRLANGEMPQNA, from the coding sequence ATGAACTACACCAATCCAACCAGCCTGCAAGCCGCGATTCTCGACTGGGCCGGCACCGTGGTCGATTTCGGCTCGTTTGCGCCGACGCAGATTTTCGTCGAAGCCTTCGCCGAGTTCGACGTGCGGGTGTCGATCGAAGAAGCCCGCGGGCCAATGGGCATGGGCAAGTGGGACCACATCCGCACCCTGTGCGACCAGCCGCAGGTGGCCGAGCGTTATCGCAAGGTGTTCGGCCGCACGCCGACCGATGACGACGTCACCGCCATCTACAACCGCTTCATGCCGATGCAGATCGAGAAGATCGCCGAGCACTCGGCACTGATTCCCGGCGCGCTGGACACCATCGCCCAACTGCGCGAGCAAGGGATCAGGATCGGTTCCTGCTCCGGCTACCCGAAAGCGGTCATGGATAAAGTCGTCGAACTGGCCGCCAGCAACGGCTATGTCGCCGACCACGTCGTCGCCACCGACGAAGTACCAAACGGTCGCCCATGGCCGGCGCAAGCATTGGCCAACGTGATCGCCCTGGGCATCGACGATGTGGCAGCCTGCGTGAAGATCGACGACACCGTGCCGGGCATTCTCGAAGGTCGCCGGGCCGGCATGTGGACGGTTGCGCTGATTTGCTCGGGCAACGCGCTGGGTCTGGACTACGAGGCTTTCCGCGCGCTGGATAGCGACGAACTGACCAGCGAACGCAAGCGCATTCATGCACTGTTCGAAAGCTCGCGCCCGCATTACATGATCGACACCATCAGTGATTTGCCGCAAGTGATTGCCGACATCAACAAGCGTCTGGCCAATGGTGAGATGCCGCAAAACGCCTGA
- a CDS encoding HU family DNA-binding protein: MNKSELIDAIAASADIPKAAAGRALDAVIESVTGALKAGDSVVLVGFGTFSVTDRPARTGRNPQTGKTLEIPAAKKPGFKAGKALKEAVN, encoded by the coding sequence GTGAACAAGTCGGAACTGATTGATGCTATCGCTGCATCCGCTGATATCCCGAAAGCTGCTGCTGGCCGTGCGCTGGACGCTGTAATCGAATCCGTCACTGGCGCTCTGAAGGCTGGCGACTCCGTTGTTCTGGTTGGTTTCGGTACTTTCTCCGTGACTGACCGTCCGGCTCGTACCGGTCGCAACCCGCAAACCGGCAAGACTCTGGAAATCCCGGCTGCCAAGAAGCCAGGTTTCAAAGCCGGTAAAGCACTGAAAGAAGCTGTTAACTGA
- a CDS encoding AraC family transcriptional regulator, producing MKPQPMRLGDLSVGFVHSLADAVRSHDADPLPLLEQYGLDAARLAEAGARLSIPRYMRLGHAAIQLTGDPALGLRMGRMIRLNQAGLAGITAAQAPTVREAARCLTRFEPLYGSNYRGQSSFHEDANGAWLRFYSISPYNAYNRFVVDSILAGWLHQLSGLCGQSLRAERIEIEFEAPDYRDAYTALGDCPIQFSAERNQLRLSLSSLALRNPEHCPSTWRHLLQLCERELEQLTRTRSLRERITQLLGPLLNGGREPDLEEVAARLKLPTWTLRRKLTEEGTQFRAILNDTRRDLAMTYIRDTELAFGEIAYLLGFASAEAFQRAFKRWSGQTPGESRRNYRSGA from the coding sequence ATGAAGCCGCAGCCGATGCGTCTCGGGGATCTGTCGGTAGGCTTCGTGCACAGCCTGGCTGATGCCGTGCGCAGCCACGACGCCGACCCGCTGCCGTTATTGGAGCAATACGGCCTCGATGCTGCGCGACTGGCCGAGGCAGGAGCGCGTTTATCAATCCCGCGCTACATGCGCCTTGGCCATGCCGCCATCCAGCTGACGGGCGACCCGGCCCTGGGCCTGCGCATGGGCCGGATGATCCGCTTGAATCAGGCAGGTCTGGCCGGCATCACCGCTGCGCAGGCGCCCACCGTACGCGAAGCGGCCCGCTGCCTGACCCGCTTTGAACCGCTTTACGGTTCCAATTACCGCGGCCAATCCAGTTTCCATGAAGACGCCAATGGCGCCTGGCTGCGTTTCTACTCGATCAGCCCGTACAACGCCTATAACCGCTTCGTGGTCGATTCGATCCTCGCCGGCTGGCTGCACCAATTGTCGGGGCTTTGCGGCCAATCGTTGCGCGCCGAAAGGATCGAAATCGAGTTCGAAGCGCCGGACTACCGCGACGCGTACACCGCGCTCGGCGACTGCCCGATCCAGTTCAGCGCCGAACGCAATCAATTGCGCCTGAGCTTGAGCAGCCTCGCCCTGCGCAACCCCGAGCATTGTCCGAGCACCTGGCGACATCTACTGCAACTGTGTGAGCGGGAACTGGAGCAATTGACCCGCACCCGCAGCCTGCGCGAGCGCATCACCCAATTGCTCGGCCCGCTGCTCAATGGCGGCCGCGAACCGGACCTTGAAGAAGTCGCCGCACGCTTGAAACTGCCCACCTGGACCCTGCGCCGCAAGCTTACCGAAGAAGGCACGCAGTTCCGCGCAATCCTCAACGACACACGCCGCGACCTGGCGATGACCTATATCCGCGACACCGAACTGGCGTTCGGCGAAATCGCCTACCTGCTGGGCTTCGCCTCAGCAGAAGCTTTCCAGCGCGCATTCAAACGCTGGAGCGGCCAGACGCCCGGCGAATCCCGACGCAATTATCGCTCGGGAGCCTGA
- a CDS encoding DUF2242 domain-containing protein, with amino-acid sequence MLISTPMRVVGLALLLTAVAGCSKDKPIYEHENFDDSGTFSRNYPVTDTASCEAARRALLSQGYIITSSDPKLVSGHKSFQQTGETHLEISFNVVCAEDGSAGHHATVFANALQDRYALKKTNNSASLGVGVLGSVSMPIGSSDDSMVKVASETVTAQKFYERFFTLVEQFLPADAKKAAHIEEKPKTDLGVPEPKATPAPAAAPLVPAPAAEPAPAPAPAAEPAPAPVETAPVSSEPVVPPAESTPITPAPAPAQEPAPASETITPPTNPDIPPPSEPIPAMPASGQ; translated from the coding sequence ATGTTGATTTCCACTCCCATGCGTGTTGTCGGGCTGGCGCTTTTGTTGACTGCGGTGGCCGGTTGTTCGAAGGACAAGCCGATCTATGAGCATGAGAACTTCGATGACTCCGGCACCTTTTCGCGCAATTACCCGGTGACCGATACCGCCAGTTGCGAAGCGGCGCGGCGTGCGTTGCTCAGTCAGGGCTACATCATTACCAGCAGTGATCCGAAGCTGGTCAGCGGTCACAAGAGTTTCCAGCAGACCGGCGAGACGCACCTGGAGATCAGCTTCAACGTGGTCTGTGCCGAAGACGGCAGCGCCGGGCATCACGCTACGGTGTTCGCCAACGCCCTGCAGGACCGTTACGCGCTGAAGAAGACCAACAACTCGGCCAGCCTCGGTGTTGGCGTGTTGGGCTCGGTATCGATGCCGATCGGTTCTTCAGACGACTCGATGGTCAAGGTCGCCAGCGAGACGGTCACTGCGCAGAAGTTCTACGAGCGTTTCTTCACCCTGGTGGAGCAGTTCCTCCCCGCCGATGCGAAGAAGGCTGCGCACATCGAAGAAAAACCGAAAACCGATCTCGGCGTGCCAGAGCCCAAGGCGACGCCTGCACCCGCTGCTGCGCCATTGGTGCCAGCACCTGCAGCGGAACCGGCGCCTGCGCCTGCGCCAGCTGCGGAACCGGCTCCGGCCCCGGTTGAAACCGCGCCAGTGAGCTCCGAGCCAGTGGTGCCGCCAGCTGAGTCGACGCCGATCACGCCTGCACCGGCGCCCGCGCAAGAGCCAGCGCCGGCCAGCGAAACCATCACGCCACCGACCAACCCGGATATTCCACCGCCGTCCGAGCCGATCCCGGCGATGCCTGCGTCGGGCCAATAA
- a CDS encoding SurA N-terminal domain-containing protein: MLQNIRDNSQGWIAKTIIGVIVALMALTGFDAIFQATTHKNEAAKVNGDEISQNELSQAVDMQRRQLMQQLGKDFDASLLDEKMLRESALKGLIDRKLLLQGAEQAKFSFSEAALDQVILQTPEFQVDGKFSSERFDQVIRQLGYSRMQFRQMLAQEMLIGQLRAGVAGSGFVTDAEVLAFARLEKQTRDFATLNVKADPAAVKLTDDEVKAYYDEHAKEFMTPDQVIIDYVELKKSSFFDQVAVKDEDLEAAYQKEIANLSEQRRAAHILIEVNDKTTEAQAKAKIEEVQARLAKGEKFEALAKEFSQDPGSANNGGDLGYAGPGVYDPAFEKALYSLSKDQVSEPIRTDFGFHLIKLLGVEAPEVPTLASLKDKLTRELKAAQVEQRFVEATKQLEDSAFEASDLAQPAADLKLTVHTSKPFGREGGEGVAANRAVVTAAFSPEVIDEGANSTAIELDPETVIVLRAKEHLKPAQLPLESVSAAIRTQLTKEHASAEAKTRAEKLIADLRDGKAPLDKAVDGQNWKTTEAATRGQEGVDPAVLQALFRMPKPAAKDKPTFTSVTLPDGSLMIVRLNGVNEAAAPTDEEKAQYRRFLASREGQQDFAAYRKQLEAEAKIERF, encoded by the coding sequence ATGCTGCAGAATATCAGGGACAATTCACAAGGCTGGATTGCCAAGACCATTATCGGGGTCATCGTTGCACTGATGGCCCTGACCGGTTTCGACGCCATTTTCCAGGCCACGACTCACAAGAACGAGGCGGCCAAGGTCAACGGTGACGAAATCAGCCAGAACGAGCTGAGCCAGGCCGTTGACATGCAACGGCGTCAGCTGATGCAACAGCTGGGCAAGGACTTCGATGCTTCCTTGCTCGACGAAAAAATGCTGCGCGAATCGGCTCTCAAAGGTCTGATCGACCGCAAGCTGCTGCTGCAAGGCGCCGAACAGGCGAAGTTCTCTTTCTCCGAAGCCGCGCTGGATCAGGTGATCCTGCAGACGCCTGAATTCCAGGTCGATGGCAAGTTCAGCTCCGAGCGTTTCGACCAGGTAATCCGCCAACTGGGTTACAGCCGCATGCAGTTCCGCCAGATGCTGGCTCAGGAAATGCTGATCGGCCAGTTGCGCGCAGGCGTTGCCGGCAGCGGTTTCGTCACCGACGCCGAAGTGCTGGCATTCGCCCGTCTGGAAAAACAGACCCGCGATTTCGCTACTCTGAACGTCAAGGCCGACCCGGCTGCGGTCAAGCTGACCGACGACGAGGTCAAGGCTTACTACGACGAGCACGCCAAGGAATTCATGACGCCGGATCAGGTGATCATCGATTACGTCGAGCTGAAGAAGTCGTCGTTCTTCGATCAGGTCGCGGTCAAGGATGAAGACCTTGAGGCGGCGTATCAGAAAGAAATCGCCAACCTTTCGGAACAGCGTCGTGCCGCTCACATCCTCATTGAAGTGAACGACAAGACCACCGAAGCGCAGGCCAAAGCGAAGATCGAGGAAGTCCAGGCGCGTCTGGCCAAGGGCGAGAAGTTCGAAGCACTGGCCAAGGAGTTCTCGCAGGATCCGGGTTCTGCCAACAATGGTGGTGACCTCGGTTATGCCGGTCCTGGCGTTTACGACCCGGCTTTCGAAAAAGCCCTGTACTCCTTGTCGAAAGACCAGGTGTCGGAGCCGATCCGTACTGATTTCGGTTTCCACCTGATCAAGCTGCTGGGCGTGGAAGCGCCTGAAGTGCCGACCCTCGCTAGCTTGAAAGACAAGCTGACCCGCGAGCTGAAAGCCGCTCAGGTCGAGCAGCGTTTCGTTGAGGCGACCAAGCAGCTGGAAGACTCGGCGTTCGAAGCCTCTGACCTGGCCCAGCCAGCAGCGGACCTGAAACTGACCGTACACACCTCCAAGCCGTTTGGCCGTGAAGGTGGCGAAGGTGTTGCGGCCAACCGTGCCGTGGTCACTGCCGCGTTCAGCCCCGAAGTGATTGATGAAGGTGCCAACAGCACCGCCATCGAACTGGACCCGGAAACGGTGATCGTGCTGCGTGCCAAGGAACACCTGAAGCCTGCGCAATTGCCCCTGGAAAGCGTGAGCGCGGCGATCCGCACTCAGTTGACCAAGGAGCACGCCAGTGCCGAGGCCAAGACCCGTGCCGAGAAGCTGATTGCTGATCTGCGTGACGGCAAGGCGCCGCTGGACAAGGCGGTTGACGGTCAGAACTGGAAAACCACTGAAGCGGCCACCCGTGGTCAGGAAGGGGTTGATCCGGCTGTGCTGCAGGCGTTGTTCCGGATGCCGAAACCGGCTGCCAAGGACAAGCCGACGTTCACCAGCGTTACGTTGCCGGACGGTAGTCTGATGATCGTGCGTCTGAATGGCGTCAATGAAGCGGCTGCGCCGACGGATGAGGAGAAGGCGCAATATCGTCGTTTCCTCGCTTCCCGTGAGGGGCAGCAGGACTTTGCGGCTTATCGCAAGCAGTTGGAAGCTGAGGCGAAGATCGAGCGGTTCTGA
- a CDS encoding 1-aminocyclopropane-1-carboxylate deaminase/D-cysteine desulfhydrase: MLLPPANWLPQAPLEPLHLDWLASADIEVAILRLDQIDPLISGNKWFKLAEHLKAAERAGADGIISLGGAHSNHLHALAAAGRRLGFKTVGLLRGHPQDTPTVEDLQAFGMQLHWLGYAGYRARHEPGFWTPWQTQYPTLQAVPEGGGGLAGALGCAAIRQQVDEQLPRLGWNDFDAWWLACGTGTTLAGLAIAEKGKRSVYGALAVPDDHGVAPNIESILAHANGPAADYRLIDASRGGFAKVDEALLNFIEQTEQATGIPLEPLYTGKAVLALKRHVESGGFAAGTRLIFVHTGGLQGRRGIAATP; the protein is encoded by the coding sequence ATGCTTCTGCCTCCCGCCAATTGGCTACCCCAAGCTCCCCTCGAACCCCTCCATCTGGACTGGCTGGCAAGCGCCGACATCGAAGTCGCGATCCTGCGCCTCGATCAGATCGACCCGCTGATCAGTGGCAACAAGTGGTTCAAACTCGCCGAACACCTCAAAGCCGCCGAGCGCGCCGGTGCCGACGGCATCATCAGCCTCGGCGGTGCGCATTCCAATCACCTGCACGCGCTGGCGGCGGCGGGCAGGCGGCTGGGATTCAAAACTGTAGGGCTGCTGCGTGGGCACCCGCAGGACACGCCGACGGTGGAGGATCTGCAAGCGTTCGGCATGCAGTTGCACTGGCTGGGTTACGCCGGCTACCGCGCCCGGCACGAGCCGGGATTCTGGACGCCCTGGCAGACTCAGTATCCAACGTTGCAGGCGGTGCCCGAGGGCGGTGGCGGACTGGCCGGTGCCTTGGGGTGCGCGGCGATCAGGCAGCAGGTCGATGAACAATTGCCAAGGCTGGGATGGAATGATTTCGACGCCTGGTGGCTGGCCTGTGGCACGGGCACGACACTGGCCGGGCTGGCAATCGCCGAGAAAGGCAAGCGCTCAGTGTATGGCGCGCTGGCGGTGCCGGATGATCACGGCGTGGCGCCGAATATCGAATCGATTCTTGCGCACGCCAACGGGCCTGCGGCGGACTATCGGCTGATCGATGCCAGCCGTGGCGGCTTCGCCAAGGTTGATGAGGCGTTGCTGAACTTCATCGAACAGACCGAGCAGGCCACCGGCATTCCTTTGGAACCGCTGTACACCGGCAAGGCCGTGCTGGCGCTCAAGCGGCATGTCGAGTCGGGCGGATTCGCCGCCGGTACTCGTCTGATTTTCGTCCACACCGGTGGCCTGCAAGGGCGGCGCGGGATTGCCGCGACGCCGTGA
- a CDS encoding 2-aminoethylphosphonate--pyruvate transaminase: protein MSTAAPILLTPGPLTTSARTRQAMMVDWGSWDDRFNQLTASLCEQLLGILNGAASHHCVPLQGSGTFAVEAAIGTLVPRDGQVLVLINGAYGKRLAKICEVLGRSFSTFETAEDEPTTAADVDRLLRADANITHVALIHCETSTGILNPLAEIAEVVVRHGKRLIIDAMSSFGALPVDAQKVPFDALIAASGKCLEGVPGMGFVIARKESLAAAAGNSHSLAMDLYDQHVYMMKTGQWRFTPPTHVVAALHEALLQYSEEGGLPARHARYAANCQALMAEMNKIGLRSFLPAAIQAPIIVTFHAPKDPRYRFKDFYERVKAKGYILYPGKLTQVDTFRVGCIGHVTPDDMRQAVAAVAEVLREMEVLDINPTTNPL, encoded by the coding sequence ATGAGCACCGCCGCACCGATTCTTCTCACTCCCGGGCCGTTGACCACTTCGGCCCGCACCCGTCAGGCCATGATGGTCGACTGGGGTTCGTGGGATGATCGCTTCAACCAGTTGACCGCCAGCCTCTGCGAGCAATTGCTGGGCATACTCAACGGCGCCGCCAGTCATCATTGCGTGCCGTTACAGGGCAGCGGCACGTTTGCCGTCGAAGCGGCGATCGGCACGCTGGTGCCGCGCGATGGACAAGTACTGGTGCTGATCAACGGCGCCTACGGCAAGCGTCTGGCGAAGATCTGCGAAGTGCTCGGCCGCTCGTTCAGCACCTTCGAAACCGCCGAAGACGAACCGACCACCGCCGCCGACGTCGACCGACTGCTGCGCGCCGACGCCAACATCACTCACGTAGCGCTGATTCACTGCGAAACCAGTACCGGCATTCTCAATCCGCTGGCGGAAATCGCTGAGGTCGTTGTGCGACACGGCAAACGTCTGATCATCGACGCCATGAGTTCCTTCGGCGCGTTGCCCGTGGATGCGCAGAAAGTGCCGTTCGATGCACTGATCGCCGCCTCTGGCAAATGCCTGGAAGGCGTACCGGGGATGGGCTTTGTCATTGCCCGCAAAGAATCTCTGGCCGCCGCCGCTGGCAACTCGCACTCGCTGGCGATGGACCTGTACGACCAGCACGTCTACATGATGAAAACCGGCCAATGGCGCTTCACCCCGCCGACCCACGTGGTCGCCGCGCTGCACGAAGCCTTGTTGCAATACAGCGAAGAAGGCGGCCTGCCGGCGCGGCATGCGCGCTATGCAGCCAACTGCCAGGCGCTGATGGCAGAAATGAACAAAATCGGTTTGCGCAGCTTTCTGCCAGCAGCAATTCAGGCGCCGATCATCGTCACTTTCCATGCGCCGAAGGACCCGCGTTATCGCTTCAAGGACTTCTACGAACGGGTCAAGGCCAAGGGTTACATCCTCTACCCCGGCAAGCTGACCCAGGTCGACACCTTCCGCGTCGGCTGCATCGGCCACGTCACCCCGGACGACATGCGCCAAGCGGTGGCAGCCGTGGCTGAAGTGCTGCGGGAGATGGAAGTGCTCGACATAAATCCCACCACAAATCCCCTGTAG
- a CDS encoding nitrilase-related carbon-nitrogen hydrolase yields MRKLLYLFFSMALVAALTTYAMWAADRPAGHYLSDLRIKLAVDQGTPADRGNLLGIQPELFPTDYQSSARLHRKLAAYLQQARDQGLLNEKTVVVLPEHVGTWLMISGEKDELYQAPTLAEAMNWLAASNPLLFARAWLSAKGEQRLDDAHLRMKSKAMAKDYQALFGGLAKEFQVTLVAGSIVLPEPSIRDGQLKPGSGALFNSSVVFGRDGVPLGQPQRQMHPIFDQQGVIKAEDKHAIQVVDTPAGRLGILIGSDSWYPANYRTLDEQGAQLVAVPAQVIGQGAWDKPWRGYKGSSTPGSVSLKPGDLSEGQAWHRLTLTAQPPSSRAIAGVSVFMRGQFWDKPSTGRSFLSSNGQQFADGETRGARLLNVWL; encoded by the coding sequence ATGCGCAAACTTCTGTATCTGTTTTTCTCCATGGCCCTCGTTGCCGCTTTGACCACCTACGCCATGTGGGCGGCGGACCGGCCGGCGGGCCATTACCTGTCGGATCTGCGCATCAAGCTTGCTGTCGATCAGGGCACACCCGCCGATCGCGGCAACCTCCTGGGCATTCAGCCCGAACTGTTTCCCACCGATTATCAAAGCTCCGCACGCCTGCACCGCAAGCTCGCGGCTTATCTTCAGCAAGCCCGCGATCAAGGCTTGCTCAATGAGAAAACCGTGGTGGTCTTGCCCGAGCATGTCGGCACCTGGCTGATGATCAGCGGCGAGAAAGACGAGCTGTACCAGGCGCCGACCCTGGCTGAGGCGATGAACTGGCTGGCGGCGAGCAATCCGTTGCTGTTCGCCCGCGCCTGGCTGAGTGCAAAGGGCGAGCAACGTCTGGACGACGCGCACCTGCGGATGAAATCGAAGGCCATGGCCAAGGATTATCAGGCGCTGTTCGGGGGCCTGGCCAAGGAGTTTCAGGTCACACTGGTGGCCGGCTCCATCGTGCTGCCGGAGCCAAGCATTCGCGACGGTCAGCTCAAGCCCGGTAGCGGCGCCCTGTTCAACAGCAGCGTGGTCTTCGGCCGCGACGGCGTGCCGCTGGGCCAGCCGCAACGGCAGATGCACCCGATCTTCGATCAGCAAGGCGTGATCAAGGCCGAGGACAAACACGCCATCCAGGTCGTCGACACACCGGCCGGACGCTTGGGCATCCTGATCGGCAGTGACAGCTGGTATCCCGCCAACTACCGCACCCTCGATGAACAAGGCGCGCAACTGGTGGCCGTACCAGCGCAGGTCATTGGCCAGGGTGCCTGGGACAAACCGTGGCGGGGCTACAAAGGTTCGAGCACGCCAGGGTCGGTCAGCCTCAAGCCCGGCGACCTCAGTGAAGGCCAGGCCTGGCATCGACTGACCCTCACCGCACAACCGCCGAGCAGCCGCGCGATTGCCGGCGTCAGTGTGTTCATGCGCGGGCAGTTCTGGGACAAGCCGAGCACCGGCAGGAGCTTTCTCAGCAGCAACGGCCAGCAGTTCGCCGATGGCGAAACCCGTGGCGCGCGTTTGCTGAACGTCTGGCTGTAA